CGGGCAGTTCGTCGCCGAGCTGGCCGCGCCCGCGGCGGGCGGCGGCAACCTCGCCGAGGCCTCGCTCTGCGTCGCGCTTGAGCACGCGGCGCGCGCCTCGAGCCGGGCCGGCGGCCGCGGCGTGGACGTCGCGGAGGCCGCCGTCTGACGCGCTCCGCGGCGAGCGTCCTCGTCGTCGTCCCGCCCGAGCCCGCCGCGCGCGTGAGCGCCGCGACGCCCGTGGCGGGCCTCCCGCTCCTGCGCCGGATCGTCCTGGCCGGCACGCGCGCGGGCTTCGACGCCGTCCTGGTCCACCGCGGCGCGGGGCCCGCGGATCTCGTCGCCGGGACGCCCGCCGCCCCGCTCACGCCGGAGGCGTTTCCGGGCGCGCGCGGGCGCGTCGTGATCCTCCCCGCGAACGTCGTGCCGCAGCCTCGCTGGCTCCGCGCGCTCCTCGAGGCGGAGCTGGCGCCCGAGAAGGCCTACGTGGACTCGTCCCTGGCCGCGGTGATCGAGACGGAGCAGCCGGCGCGCGTCCTCGCGGCCGCGGCGGCGAGCCGCGACGCGGACGAAGCCGTGGCGGCGCTCGGCGCGGGGTACAGCGACCCGCCGGCGGTCGTCGACGCGGCCGGCCGCTTTCCGCTCGCGACGGTGGCCGACGTCCCCGCCGCGGAGCGCTGGCTCCTCCGGAGCCTCGTCAAGCAGAGCGAGGGGTTCATGTCGCGCCACGTCGAGCGCCGGATCTCGCTCGCGCTCACGCGCCGGCTCCTCGGGACGCGGGTGACGCCCGACGCGATGACGCTCGTGAGCGTCGCGATCGGCCTCGCGGGCGCGCCGTTCTTCCTGTCGGTCTCGCCCGGCTGGCAGGTGACCGGTGCCCTCCTCTTCCTGGCGCACTCGATCCTCGACGGGTGCGACGGCGAGCTCGCGCGGCTCAAGTTCCTCGAGTCGCGGCGCGGCGCGATCCTCGACTTCTGGGGTGACAACCTGGTGCACGTCGCCGTCTTCGCCTGCATCGCGGCCGGCTGGAGCGTCGCGATCCACGCGGCGTGGCCGCTCGCGCTCGGGGCCGTGTCGATCGCGAGCACCCTCGCCGCGGCCGCGTGCGTCTTCCGCCGCACGATGCTCGACGTCGTGCCCGGGGTCGGCGCGTCGGCGACCGACCGCATCGCCGAGGCCATGGCCCACCGCGACTTCATCTGGGTGGTCCTGGCACTCGCCGCGTTCGGCCGCGTGGACTGGTTCCTCGTCCTCACCACGGCCGGCGCGCCGATCTTCCTGCTGCTCCTCCTCTGGGTGGGCGCCGGGCGGCGTCCGGCCTGAGCGCGTGGCCGGTTTCGTCGACGTCCTGCTGCGCGGTCTCGCGCTCTGCGGCCAGGCGGTCGCCGTGGGCGGCGTGGTCTTCGGGCTCTGGCTCCTGCTCCCGGCGCTCGCCGCGCGCCCGGCGCTCGGCGCGCTCCTGCGACGGAGCCTCGCCACGACCGCGACGGGCGCGGTGGTCGTCGCCGTCGCCCAGGCGCTGTCGCTCGGAGTCCACATCGCCGCACTCGCTGGCGACGCCGGCTGGCCGGTGCGCGAGATCGCCGCGACCACCTACTTCCACGCCGCCGTCGCGCGCATCGTCGCCTGCGCCCTGCTGCTCGCCGGCTGCGCGGTCGTCGGCCGCCGCGGCCCGGGCGCCCGCTGGGGCTGGCTCGTCCAGGCGGTCGCTGTGGTCGCGCTCGGCGCCTGCGCCGCGTGGACGAGCCACGCCGCGGCGCGGGTCGGCCCGCGCGCGCTCCTCCTGACGCTCGACGCGCTCCACCAGCTCGCGGCGGGCGTCTGGATCGGCGGCCTGGCCCAGCTCGTCGTCCTGGCCTGGGGCCGCGCCGCCGCGCCGTGGCCCGCGCGGCTGCTCAAGCGGTTCTCGGCGACGGCGCTCGCCGCCGTCGGCGTGCTCGTCGCCGCGGGCGTCGGGCTCGCGCTGGCCTACGTGGACGGCGCGCACGCGCTCTTCGGCACGTCCTACGGCCTCATGGTGCTGAGCAAGGGGGCGATCCTCGCGGGCCTCGTCGTCCTCGGCGCGCTGAACTTCTTCGCCGTGCGGCGGCTCCCCGACGCGGCGGACGTCGGCCCGCCGCGCCTGCGCCGGTTCGTCGAGGTCGAGCTCGGCCTCGGCGCCACGGTCCTCTTCGTCGCCGCGTCGCTCACCTCGCTGCCGCCCGCGGTGGACGTCGTCACGGACCGCGCGAGCTTCACGGACGTGCTCCGGCGGCTCACGCCGAAGACGCCCACGCTCACGTCGCCGCGCATCGCGGACATGCCCGTGGACGATCCGACGGCGCCGCGGACGGACGCCGACCGCGCCTGGTCGGAGTTCAACCACAACGTCGCGGGGCTCTTCGTCCTCGGCATGGGCCTCCTGGCGCTGCTCCACGCGACGGACCGCGCGCGCTGGGCGCGCCACTGGCCCCTCATCTTCCTCGGGCTTGCGGCGATGCTCCTCGTGCGCGACGACCCCGGCGACTGGCCGCTCGGCCCGCGGGGGTTCTGGGCGGGCATGCTGGCCCCCGAGGTGCTGCAGCACCGGATCTTCGTCGCGCTCCTCGTCGCGTTCGCGGTCTTCGAGTGGAT
This is a stretch of genomic DNA from Candidatus Methylomirabilota bacterium. It encodes these proteins:
- a CDS encoding CDP-alcohol phosphatidyltransferase family protein, encoding MSAATPVAGLPLLRRIVLAGTRAGFDAVLVHRGAGPADLVAGTPAAPLTPEAFPGARGRVVILPANVVPQPRWLRALLEAELAPEKAYVDSSLAAVIETEQPARVLAAAAASRDADEAVAALGAGYSDPPAVVDAAGRFPLATVADVPAAERWLLRSLVKQSEGFMSRHVERRISLALTRRLLGTRVTPDAMTLVSVAIGLAGAPFFLSVSPGWQVTGALLFLAHSILDGCDGELARLKFLESRRGAILDFWGDNLVHVAVFACIAAGWSVAIHAAWPLALGAVSIASTLAAAACVFRRTMLDVVPGVGASATDRIAEAMAHRDFIWVVLALAAFGRVDWFLVLTTAGAPIFLLLLLWVGAGRRPA
- a CDS encoding CopD family protein, which codes for MAGFVDVLLRGLALCGQAVAVGGVVFGLWLLLPALAARPALGALLRRSLATTATGAVVVAVAQALSLGVHIAALAGDAGWPVREIAATTYFHAAVARIVACALLLAGCAVVGRRGPGARWGWLVQAVAVVALGACAAWTSHAAARVGPRALLLTLDALHQLAAGVWIGGLAQLVVLAWGRAAAPWPARLLKRFSATALAAVGVLVAAGVGLALAYVDGAHALFGTSYGLMVLSKGAILAGLVVLGALNFFAVRRLPDAADVGPPRLRRFVEVELGLGATVLFVAASLTSLPPAVDVVTDRASFTDVLRRLTPKTPTLTSPRIADMPVDDPTAPRTDADRAWSEFNHNVAGLFVLGMGLLALLHATDRARWARHWPLIFLGLAAMLLVRDDPGDWPLGPRGFWAGMLAPEVLQHRIFVALLVAFAVFEWMVRAGRLTSPRCALVFPVLCALGGGLLLTHSHAGLNLKDEFLNELTHAPLGLLGMLVGWGRWLELRLPDGGERRARWLWSAALATVGVVLLVYRER